The Halobacillus ihumii genomic sequence CAGAAGCACCTCTGCTGGTAAGTCGGAAAGTTTCTCCCACCATGAGGGCTGCTGCCCTGTTCCCATTCCTTGAAGAGACTGAATTAAGCCATGGGGATTCTGTCTTAATCGTTCTTCTTTCAAAAGAGAAATGTCTTCAGCAGACAACTGCTTTTGACTTTCAAAAAGAGGTATATTCTCCCAATAATGGACGAACTTTTGCAAGCCTTCGTTAGTAATTTTATCAATTATCCCTTGATCCTTAGTCCGTCTAGCCATTTGCTCATCAGGATCGGCGAGACCTGGCGAAGCACTTTCAAGAATTAATTTATTTGTCCACTCAGGGTAGAGCATTGCAAAAGACAGGGCTGCCCGTCCGCCCATGGAATAACCAAGAACATCCACAGCAGAGAGTTGTAAATGTTC encodes the following:
- the menH gene encoding 2-succinyl-6-hydroxy-2,4-cyclohexadiene-1-carboxylate synthase codes for the protein MYIKLTHRTYWIDDEGEGLPVLMLHGFTGSSRTFAKVRELLPGSIRSICIDMPGHGYTGVVGTLTVEQFAADVVEILEHLQLSAVDVLGYSMGGRAALSFAMLYPEWTNKLILESASPGLADPDEQMARRTKDQGIIDKITNEGLQKFVHYWENIPLFESQKQLSAEDISLLKEERLRQNPHGLIQSLQGMGTGQQPSWWEKLSDLPAEVLLVAGEWDDKFISINKEMDHRLSESTLVIVENSGHTVHLEKPKFFAKTVEDFVIQ